Proteins encoded in a region of the Stieleria neptunia genome:
- a CDS encoding DUF3311 domain-containing protein, whose amino-acid sequence MTSSTTQKSNGMWIIAALVVLLLILHQDNWFWTDDTLVFGFMPIGLFWHACISIGASLTWALATVIAWPLHDEAAENGDASSTEEAAS is encoded by the coding sequence ATGACGAGTTCCACGACTCAGAAATCCAACGGCATGTGGATCATTGCCGCGTTGGTGGTGTTGTTGCTGATACTGCACCAAGACAACTGGTTTTGGACCGATGACACGCTGGTGTTCGGTTTCATGCCGATCGGCTTGTTTTGGCACGCCTGTATCTCGATCGGCGCCAGTTTGACCTGGGCGTTGGCAACGGTGATCGCGTGGCCGCTTCACGACGAGGCGGCGGAGAACGGCGACGCGTCTTCAACCGAGGAGGCGGCATCGTGA
- the rlmKL gene encoding bifunctional 23S rRNA (guanine(2069)-N(7))-methyltransferase RlmK/23S rRNA (guanine(2445)-N(2))-methyltransferase RlmL — protein MQSTHDLIATCAFGLEAIVRRELESLGVEASIGESGRVHFRGDLEIVARANLQLRCADRVLLRIAEFPAADFDALFETVRALPWGDLLPIDAEFPVTGRSIKSQLSSVPACQRAVKRAVVDAMMRDHATTALDETGPIFKIDIALLKDIATLTIDTTGRSLHRRGYRTDVSQAPLKETLAAAMVLLSFWKPDRPLLDPFCGSGTIPIEAARIGHNIAPGIDRDFSFESWPTVPPSLLPDLRSQARAAQVDSIEERILGSDIDGRVLRAARDNATRAGVADSIHFQPGDALKLTNRRRFGCLITNPPYGQRIGEDRELDTLYRSLPEVLRGLPTWSHYFLTAYPNFEAAVGRQADRRRKLYNGRIECTYYQFHGPKRVIGQQVPESDQLTTDAEAASDYESSPSESKPSKAATQAPAKPYTHADGPAAFGHLDDKAVHQADLFATRLRKRAKHLRRWPTKRNITCFRLYERDIPEIPLIVDRYEDHLHITEYERPHDRDPAQHANWLDLMARTAGETLDVPPANVHFKRRGRQKDNTQHEKVDHTGNRIVVQEGGLKFLVNLDDYVDTGLFLDHRIARSMVRDLAEGKWLLNLFSYTGSFTVYAAAGGARKTTSVDLSNTYLSWTKENLRINGLIDEKRQDGHTFVASDVAQFIADHPPGERYDLVVFDPPTYSRSKKTERDWNVQTDAVPMLQSLLPLVRKGGVIFFSTNFRRFKFDPADLDVSECHEISKQTVPEDFRNRRIHRCWRIVR, from the coding sequence GTGCAATCGACCCACGATCTCATCGCCACCTGCGCCTTCGGACTCGAAGCGATCGTCCGCCGAGAGCTGGAATCACTCGGCGTGGAGGCTTCGATCGGGGAATCCGGGCGGGTGCACTTTCGCGGCGACCTGGAAATCGTCGCCCGGGCGAATCTGCAACTCCGCTGCGCCGACCGCGTGCTGCTCCGCATTGCCGAGTTCCCCGCGGCGGATTTCGACGCCCTGTTCGAAACGGTTCGCGCGCTCCCGTGGGGGGATCTGCTGCCGATCGATGCCGAATTTCCCGTCACCGGGCGATCCATCAAATCCCAACTCTCCAGCGTCCCGGCGTGTCAGCGAGCGGTCAAACGGGCGGTCGTCGATGCCATGATGCGCGATCATGCGACCACGGCGTTGGACGAAACCGGGCCCATCTTCAAAATCGACATCGCGCTGCTGAAAGACATCGCCACGCTGACGATCGACACCACCGGTCGCAGCCTGCATCGCCGCGGGTATCGCACCGACGTCTCCCAGGCCCCCCTCAAAGAGACCTTGGCCGCAGCGATGGTGCTGCTCAGCTTCTGGAAACCCGACCGTCCGCTGTTGGATCCGTTTTGCGGCAGCGGCACGATTCCGATCGAAGCGGCGCGCATCGGTCACAACATCGCCCCCGGCATTGACCGCGATTTTAGCTTCGAGTCCTGGCCCACAGTCCCCCCCTCGCTGTTGCCGGATCTGCGCAGCCAAGCACGGGCCGCACAAGTCGACTCGATCGAAGAACGGATTCTCGGCAGCGACATTGACGGACGTGTCCTCCGTGCAGCCCGAGACAACGCGACTCGCGCCGGGGTGGCCGATTCGATTCACTTTCAACCCGGCGACGCACTCAAGCTGACCAATCGACGCCGCTTCGGTTGTTTGATCACCAACCCGCCCTATGGCCAACGCATCGGCGAAGACCGAGAACTCGACACGCTCTACCGATCGCTTCCCGAAGTGCTGCGTGGGTTGCCGACGTGGTCGCATTACTTTCTGACCGCCTATCCGAATTTTGAGGCCGCGGTGGGGCGGCAGGCCGACCGGCGACGAAAACTCTACAACGGCCGGATTGAATGCACCTACTATCAGTTCCATGGCCCCAAGCGTGTCATCGGCCAGCAGGTCCCGGAATCCGACCAGCTGACAACCGACGCGGAAGCCGCATCCGATTACGAATCAAGCCCCAGCGAATCGAAGCCCAGCAAAGCCGCTACCCAAGCACCCGCCAAGCCGTACACGCACGCCGACGGACCGGCCGCGTTCGGTCACCTGGATGACAAGGCCGTCCATCAAGCCGACCTGTTCGCCACGCGGTTGCGAAAACGTGCAAAGCACCTGCGACGCTGGCCGACGAAACGCAACATCACGTGCTTTCGATTGTACGAACGCGACATCCCCGAAATTCCGTTGATCGTCGATCGTTACGAAGACCACTTGCACATCACCGAGTACGAGCGGCCGCACGATCGCGATCCCGCCCAGCACGCCAACTGGTTGGATCTGATGGCCCGGACCGCCGGCGAGACCTTGGACGTGCCGCCGGCCAATGTTCACTTCAAGCGTCGGGGGCGTCAGAAAGACAACACGCAACACGAGAAAGTCGATCACACCGGCAACCGGATCGTCGTCCAAGAAGGCGGCTTAAAGTTTCTCGTCAACTTGGACGACTACGTCGACACCGGATTGTTTCTCGACCATCGCATCGCCCGTTCGATGGTTCGTGACTTGGCCGAAGGGAAATGGTTGCTCAATCTGTTTTCCTACACCGGTTCGTTCACCGTCTACGCGGCCGCCGGCGGCGCGCGAAAAACGACCAGCGTTGATCTTTCCAACACCTACCTTTCCTGGACGAAAGAGAACCTGCGGATCAACGGGCTGATTGACGAGAAACGTCAAGACGGGCACACGTTCGTCGCCAGCGACGTCGCCCAGTTTATCGCCGATCATCCGCCGGGCGAACGCTATGACTTGGTGGTTTTCGATCCGCCGACGTATTCACGCAGCAAGAAGACCGAGCGTGATTGGAACGTCCAGACCGATGCCGTGCCGATGTTGCAAAGCCTGTTGCCGCTGGTGCGCAAGGGCGGCGTGATTTTCTTTTCGACCAACTTTCGCCGCTTCAAGTTTGATCCGGCAGATCTGGATGTATCCGAGTGCCACGAGATCTCCAAACAGACCGTCCCGGAAGACTTTCGCAACCGCCGCATCCACCGCTGCTGGCGCATCGTCCGCTAA
- a CDS encoding EAL domain-containing protein: MRFACQLFSVVIAWATLGVELSADDAGALHCDLANATYVRVTSDASPKVVIESRLIHATERQRTVTITKLAKETRRRTVKVNGIDTQQVFVVTVPMREDVSQRYSVNPGHGHGYAEFAFDEVVLWDLSGKKQKPKELLKRSSRFAAILLPLPWPTEVTLSDAQKAVLGDDTLFVYAPTAIWIGHQVKANVDE; the protein is encoded by the coding sequence ATGCGTTTTGCTTGTCAATTGTTTTCTGTTGTGATCGCATGGGCCACGCTGGGTGTGGAACTGAGTGCGGATGATGCTGGCGCCCTTCATTGCGACTTGGCAAATGCGACATACGTTCGCGTCACGTCGGATGCTTCACCGAAGGTCGTTATTGAATCACGGCTTATCCACGCAACAGAAAGGCAACGTACGGTGACGATCACGAAGCTGGCGAAGGAGACTCGACGTCGAACGGTGAAGGTGAACGGTATCGACACACAGCAAGTATTCGTTGTCACCGTTCCGATGCGGGAAGATGTTTCTCAGCGATATAGTGTCAATCCCGGACATGGCCATGGCTACGCGGAATTCGCGTTTGACGAAGTTGTGCTTTGGGACCTGTCAGGAAAGAAGCAAAAGCCGAAAGAGCTTTTGAAGCGGTCCTCTCGTTTTGCTGCAATACTCTTGCCTTTACCTTGGCCAACTGAGGTAACGCTATCAGACGCCCAGAAGGCGGTTTTGGGTGATGACACGCTTTTTGTTTACGCGCCGACGGCAATTTGGATCGGGCACCAAGTTAAGGCCAATGTCGATGAATGA
- a CDS encoding DUF1569 domain-containing protein, producing MDLRYPDLAAACEDILHLREGGYELVGNWSLAQILDHLNMSMQMTISGAEFTFPALLRPVMKLMFMPTMRKGKPSKLRGKAPLQLQPALDLDEDACANRFYALAETLMDPSTQFVTHYPMLGRLNREQWLLLQQWHAAHHLSFVVPDA from the coding sequence ATGGATTTGCGTTACCCTGACTTGGCCGCTGCATGCGAAGACATTTTGCATTTGCGCGAAGGTGGCTACGAATTGGTTGGGAACTGGAGCCTCGCCCAAATACTGGATCATCTGAACATGTCCATGCAAATGACGATTAGCGGTGCAGAGTTCACGTTTCCTGCGCTGTTGCGACCAGTGATGAAACTGATGTTCATGCCAACGATGCGGAAGGGCAAACCATCCAAACTTCGTGGCAAGGCGCCGCTGCAACTTCAGCCCGCCCTTGATCTCGATGAAGACGCTTGTGCAAACCGATTTTATGCGCTCGCGGAAACCTTAATGGACCCGTCGACTCAATTTGTCACGCACTATCCGATGCTGGGTCGACTCAATCGTGAACAATGGCTCTTATTGCAACAATGGCACGCTGCCCATCACTTAAGTTTCGTCGTACCGGACGCTTGA